The sequence below is a genomic window from Synechococcus sp. PCC 7335.
CGGTCGTGGGCAACTAATGTACGAACGTGCTGTAGGTAAGCGTTGGCCGATCTCTGCGCTGGGGTAAGGTGATAAATCCAGTGCAGCAAACCCAAGTCTTTAAAGGCGAGTGCCCGTGGGTATCTCACGCCTACGGATTGAGATCTTTTACAAAGTAGAAGGCTAATGTGCGCTGCTTCTTGGGCTTGCTCATAGCTTTCTAATAGCCCTTTAGTAGCCTCCACTTCCCCCATACAAATAGAGCCTACGCCAACGACTAAATTCTCAGCCGTCTGGTCAAGTGTTGACAGTATCTTGTCAGCAAGCGCTTCTCCTCTTTTTTCGCTAATCAATCTATCACTTTGCTCTGGATGGTATTCTAGAACAATCGCAAAATGACTTTCGAGAGCGACTAATAAAAATGAGAAGCAAGACTGGCTAAGCTGTGACTGAAGTGATCTTCTTAGGGATGAAAGACTAGCAGGGGCGATGCAAGAATGCCGAACGACTAGAACCTGATGCGCGTAGTTAAGGTGATAGTTAAACCTTTTAGCTAGTGCCTGTAGCTGACTCAAGGAGGGGCGATCGCTCGCAATCAGCTGACTAAAAAAGTCGCCCTGCAGCCGATCTTCTACCGCTTGAACGGCTTGTTCTTTCACTAAAATTAGCGCGGCGACCGTTGCGCCATGATTCAGGGCTAATTCATCTAAAGGCGTTAGCGGCTGCACACCTGAAATCAGCCATATATAACCATAGCTTTCTTCGCCAACAACAATCGGTGCAATCATGCGTTCCATTGTCATTCCAAGCGCTGGTACTGCGGGTAACCTCTGCGGTTTTGATGTCTCTATCAGCTGTTGGTAAACTTTGTTTTTAGTCAGATGCGCTGTGATTTCTGGCGCTGTCCGTTTGATAGAAAGACTATGCGCCCAAGCGCTATCTACGTCGCTCGCTTGGGCCGTAGCTAGTATCTGAAATGAAGGCGATTCTATCGTAATCGATCGCTGAAGTAATGCAGAAAGTCTTTCGGCTAAACCATTTAGACAAGCGCCGTGTAGCACAAGTGATGTTAGCTGCTGATTAATCTGAGCCGACTGCTGTAGCAGTGCATACTGGTCATTAACCGTGCGTTTGAGGACGGCCTCTGTAATTTCAATAAATAGCAGATCGGGCGGTGCTTCAATAATAGGAAATCCAAGGCGGTTAGCTTCCTGGCAAATAATCTTTGGCGTTCGATCAAAGTAGTGGCCGGTGCTGAGCACTAACCCTGAAAATCCTAGCTGAGTCAGCTTAGAAATCAGCATCGTTTGGCTCTTTGGTTCTACATACAATCCCTGACCGCTCGTCAATAGCAAAACGCCCTGCCGCTCCCATTCGTAGTGGGCGTTTGTTTTATCGACTGTATGGACCCAATTAATCGAATTATCTAGCCCTTTTTTACCAGCAACTAATCGAGTTGATGAGAAAATTGGCAGATTCAAAGCCTTGCGAACTGTGAGCATATCCACTTTCAAAGGTTAGATCGCTATAAGAAGATTTTCCTCTCTAAATCTATCTTCTTTTTCGCACTGTTTTGTAGTGCTTGGAACAAACTCATTCTAAGTATGCAAATACTATACTAATAGCTGAAAGCGACTCGTTCAAAACAGTTCAGTTAGACCGTAGTTTTTGGTTGCTCGCAATCGTTGTTTAGACATTTTACACCGCTGGATTTTACACCGCTGGCTTCTGTAAATTCATCTGTAGATTCAATTGCGCGTTAGATTGAAGCAACTAAAAGCCTTAGCCTATCAAGGCTAGCTAATTCTCATCATTTTCTTATCTTCTGTAAATTTTCTCCGTTTGTTTAGTCGAAGCAGTCGCGCACCAGTTTATCTTTAATAGAAACATCCGTTAACAGTCCACTACTAAGTCGTTAGCAGGCCGCTTCCTATGATACCGATGATTCAGTTTGATGACGTAGTGAAAGTGTATCCAGGGTCTGATCAGCCTGCGGTGAACCATTTGACTATCTCTGTGCCCGAAGGAGAAACCTGTGCCATGATTGGTCCTTCGGGCTGTGGGAAAACAACCGCCATGAAGATGGTAAATCGCCTGATAGAGCCCAGTGGTGGCACTATTTTTGTAGGCGGGAAAAACGTGCTTAAGCAAGATACAATCGAGCTTCGACGTAGTATTGGCTATGTTATTCAGCAGGTAGGATTGTTCCCGCACTTTACCATTAAAGACAATGTTGCTCTCGTGCCCGATATGTTGGGCTGGAGCAAAGAGCGTACGGCTCGCCGCGTTGATGAACTGTTGGACATTGTTGGGCTAGATCCGTCTCAGTTTCGTGATCGCTATCCTAGACAGCTCTCCGGCGGACAGCGGCAGCGGGTAGGTGTTGCTAGAGCGCTGGCTGCGGACCCGCCAGTGATGCTGATGGACGAACCGTTTGGTGCAATTGACCCGATTACGCGCGATCGCTTGCAAAATGAGTTCCTCCGTCTGCAAAAGCAGCTTAGAAAAACCATTATGTTTGTCACTCACGATATTGACGAAGCGCTGAAGATGGGGACGCTTATTTGCATTTTGCAGGTTGGTGGTGTGCTCCAGCAGCTAGATACGCCTAAGAATATTCTCTCTAAACCAGCTAATCCCTTTGTTGCAGACTTTGTTGGATCGGATAGAGGTTTGAAAAAGCTAACGCTGGTACGGGTGAGTGAGGTCATGCAGACAACGCCTACGGTCGGCAACTACAATGACACGGGCGCTGAGGTCATCAGTCAAATGCGGCGGCATGATATGGAAAGCTTGTTTATTGTTGACGATCTACAAAAGCTAGTTGGCTACGTTACTTTGGAAGATGCTCAGATGAACCCCAGTCGGCTAGCATCACAGATGATTAGCGATATTGTTGCAACTACAGAAGAAGAAGCGACAATGCGCGATGCCTTTTCAGCGATGCTGAGCTATGGCATTCGTTTTTTACCGGTGATCGACAATCAAAAACACCTAGTTGGCCTGGTGTCTGCAGACGATGCTCAGCGGCTAATCCGGCAAAAACCAGAAATGGCAGTGGCTAGATGAAAACTCCCTTTTCTCAAAGATTCGATCAATAGCAGAAGTCAAATAGAAGAGGAAAGATAGAAGATGGAGAATCTAGCTGAGTTTTTTATCAGCATTAAAGACGGATTGCTGTACTACATTCCAGGGGTGGGTCGCCCCGATCGAGTGCTTGAGTTTTTGCTTGGACATCTGCTGATTACGCTAGTGACGATGATGTTTGCTGTGCTCATTAGCGTGCCAATTGGCATTTTGATTACGCGGGTGCGATCGCTCTACGATCCAGTCATCAAGCTCGCTGGAATGCTCTATACCGTGCCTAGCTTAGCGATGTTCGGCGTGCTAGTTCCTATCTTTGGCATTGGCTTTAGGCCCGCCATTGTTGCGTTAACGCTTTACTCTTTACTCGCGATTATCCGTAACACAGCGGTCGGCATTAACGGTGTTGATCCGGCTGTTATTGAGTCGGCCAGGGGAATGGGGATGCGCGATCACGCAATTTTGATGCAGTTAGAGCTGCCGCTGGCAATGCCCGTCATTTTCGCCGGTATTCGAATTGCCACCGTTTCCACTATCAGTTTAGCGACACTGGCATCATTTTTTGGGGCCGACAGCTTAGGTAGCCTAATTTTTGAAGGTATCTCCGCTGGGGGAACACGCAACGACAAGATCGTAGCAGGGGCAATCGGGGCCGCGTTGCTGGCCATTGTGTTTGACTGGGCGATTAGTCGAATAGAGAACGCTTTACCGGGGTCGGCCGCTCGATAGATTCTCGATTGTCGTTTTAATAGAAATAGACCAAAAGAAAAGAAAAAAAGGGGAGATCTTCCTGTGTTCGGAGAGATATTTGATTACATCATCAATGAGTCGCAGGTGTTTACCAATGCGCTGAGCGAACATCTCATCATCACGTTTGTTGCATTGGCTATTTCTATTGTGCTTGGCCTTGGCCTTGGGATTTTAGGTTCGCGAGTCGCCTGGCTAAGAAACTCGCTGCTAACGCTCAGTAAAATTGGCCGAACAATTCCTAGCTTGGCAATTTTGGCATTAGCTTTGCCGCTGCTGGGCATTGGTAAGCCGCCTGTTCTACTGGCGTTGAGCTTCATTGGTACTTTGCCTGTGCTGGTCAACACGACGATTGGAATTGAGCAGGTAGACGCTGATACGAAAGAGGCGGCAAGAGGGATGGGAATGCGTGATCGCGCAATTTTGATGCAGCTAGAGCTACCGATTGCCATTCCCATTATCATGGCAGGAGTTCGTACAGCGGCAGTGGTGGTAGTCGCTAGTGCAACGCTAGCAGCCTTTATTGGCGGCGGTGGCCTTGGTGATTTGATCTTGCGCGGACATTCTCTCAATCGAGACCATGTGATGCTAGCAGGCGCACTACCTGCTACCCTCCTGGCATTTTATTTTGAAGAAGCGTTTGGCCGGTTAGAGAGCTGGGCAACCCCCAAAGGGCTAAAAGAACACACAAAAGCGGCAGTTGGCTTAATGGCTGTGCTCCTCGCCGCAGCAGTTATGCCGTTGATTTTCGGTGTTTTGCTTCCCTGGGATATTACAGTTGATAGCGCGGGTACGCCAACGGTGCTAACTGGGCTGCATAGTGAGTATCGAGCAGTGGGGTTACCGGTTTTGGTAATGAGCCTGCTGGCGGCTATGCTGCCTCGATTGAAGGGGTATGCCTTTGCCATTTCTGCGATTACTGCTGGGCTGGCGATCGCCTCGCTGATATGGCTTACAGTAGGTATAGTAATTAGCGTGGGTCAATTGCAGGTTGGAATTGGGTTGCTGCTGTTTGCGGTATTTGTGATCGCGCTGATCACAGGCTATGAGTTCATCTTGAATTACCGCGCTCGTCAGGCTGATCCTAGTCGTATTGTGGCTACCGCTCCCTCTGCGTAGGCAACTGTTTGCTAACGTTTGTTTTATCTCCCTTGAGGATGACTTTGATGTTGAAGAGACGACCCTTTACCCACAGCTTAATTGGCGCTTCTATAGCGGCTTCTATGACGATCATTACGGCCTGTACCGGTGGGGGAGGTGGGCCAGAAATTAGAGTTGGCTCAAAGGATTTTACTGAGCAATACGTCCTTGGCAACCTCTACGAGATTTTGTTAGATGAGTCGGGTTTTGATGCAGACTATAAGCCCGCAGGCGGCTCTAGCGAAAACCATCAGGCTATCGTTAACGGCGATATTGACATTTACCCTGAATACACTGGCACTGCGCTATTAACTCACTTGGGCATGGAGTTTGACTCTAGCATGAGCGCGGATACGGTTTATAGCACGGTAAAAGATGCCTATGCTAACGACTTTGAGCTAGCGGTACTAGAGCCTACAGACTTTAACAACACCTACGTTTTGGTAATGACTAAGCCAAAAGCAGAAGAGTTAGACATCAAAAATGTCAGCGATTTATCTACTAAAGGTGGCGATCTAACCTTTGGTACCACTCAAGAGTTTACCGAACGAGATGATGGTCTTCCTGGATTAAGAGAAACCTATGGTGGATTCAACTTTGAAGAGATTGTTGCGCTTGATCCAGGCCTACTGTATTCAGGCATCGAGGAAGGTGAGATCGATGTGACTACTGGCTTTGGTACAGACGGACAAATCGCGGCTTACGATTTGCTGGTCTTAGAAGATGACAAGAAATTCTGGCCGCCCTATCCCGCAGCGCCGATTGTCAGACAAGCAGTTGTCGACGAGCATCCAGAGGTAGCCGAGCTGTTGAATCAGCTTTCTGCAACGATTGACGCAGATACTATGCAAGAGCTGAATTGGGAAGTCTCGGGTAATGGGCGCGAGGCCGATGAAGTGGCTAGAGAGTTTTTGGAAGAGAATGGTTTGATTGGCAGCTAGATGTTAGCAACTGGCTGTAACGTTGGTTGAAGATAAGACACCTTCGCCTCTAAGCCATGACAAGGAGTGCCAGGGCGGAACTCTACTCCTTAGTGAAGCGTTCCGCCCCACCTACCAATGACCTTAGCCGCGTCTGGATGGGGAAAATGCTGCTCAAAAATGCGGTAGTAGAATAGCTCTTCTTGAGTATCAACAGGCAGTCCCTGCAACTTTGCTGCGGCTAGCGCTTCTTGAGAAATTTCAGCCTTAGCGTGATGTTCTAGGAGGCCTGAAGACGCGCATCCTTGGGCAAACTCCATCTTGTCACGCCAGACAATCTCCTGTGGCAGCAAGTCCTCAAACGCTTTGCGCAGTAGCCATTTCTCAGGTCTAGAAGGGGACTGGAGCTTCAGTTGCGGGTCGATGCACATGCAGCGTTCGATAAAGTCAATGTCTAAAAACGGCACCCGCCCTTCTAAGCTATGGGCCATCGTCATGCGATCAACTCGCTGTAGATTGAGGTTGTGCAAACCCTGAAGAATTGCGATCGCCTCTCGATGCAGTTTCATAGAATCGTCGTATTCAGCGAAGTAGCTATAGCCTGCGAAGAGTTCATCTGCCCCTTCGCCACTGAGCACAACTTTGACATATTCACTAGCTAACCGTGAGACCATGTAGCAAGGAATCGCGCTACGAACAAGAGCCGGATCGTAAGACTCTAGATAGTAAATAACATCAGACAAAACGGTCTGCATCTCTGCTTCGGAATAGACATATTCGTGATGCACAGTGCCTAAATGTTCTGCAACCAGTCGAGCTGCCCTGAGATCAGGTGAATGAGACAGTCCCACAGAAAAAGAATGTAGCTCTTTGACCTGTTGTTTCATCAAGGCAGCAACGATACTTGAATCTAGACCGCCACTGAGGAAGACACCGACAGGGACGTCAGACATTAGCCGTTTTTGAACGCTCTGGGTCAGCGACTGCCGAATATCGCCAACGATAGTGTCGACGTCTTTCTCGAAGGTGACTGTCTTAGGCAGCTGATAGTAAGGCACCAAGCCTGCTTGAGAGTGATAGTAGTGGCCGCTGGGAAACTCGTAGATCCGCTCAGCGCAGTTGACCAATGCTTTTAGCTCGGAAGCAAAGAATATAGTGTCGTCTGTAGTTCCGTAATACAAAGGTTTAACGCCAACGCAATCGCGCCCCGCTAGCCATTCCTCGCCATCACTAATAACAAAGCTGTACATCCCCTCTAAATGCTGAACCAGCTCTTTGCCAAACTGCTGAAAGAGGGGTAAGAGAATCTCACTGTCTGCTTCTGTTTGGAAGGAATAGTCCGAGAAATGGTGCGATCGTAATTCTCGAAAATTATATATTTCACCATTACAAATGCTGTAGAGCTGTGTTGGTACAGCTTGCATAGGCTGATGTCCACCAGCCA
It includes:
- a CDS encoding glycine betaine ABC transporter substrate-binding protein, giving the protein MLKRRPFTHSLIGASIAASMTIITACTGGGGGPEIRVGSKDFTEQYVLGNLYEILLDESGFDADYKPAGGSSENHQAIVNGDIDIYPEYTGTALLTHLGMEFDSSMSADTVYSTVKDAYANDFELAVLEPTDFNNTYVLVMTKPKAEELDIKNVSDLSTKGGDLTFGTTQEFTERDDGLPGLRETYGGFNFEEIVALDPGLLYSGIEEGEIDVTTGFGTDGQIAAYDLLVLEDDKKFWPPYPAAPIVRQAVVDEHPEVAELLNQLSATIDADTMQELNWEVSGNGREADEVAREFLEENGLIGS
- the asnB gene encoding asparagine synthase B; translation: MCGIASVFGSNASTQYDVSSILSHIVHRGPDDTGVAKGDSWALGHQRLSIVDVAGGHQPMQAVPTQLYSICNGEIYNFRELRSHHFSDYSFQTEADSEILLPLFQQFGKELVQHLEGMYSFVISDGEEWLAGRDCVGVKPLYYGTTDDTIFFASELKALVNCAERIYEFPSGHYYHSQAGLVPYYQLPKTVTFEKDVDTIVGDIRQSLTQSVQKRLMSDVPVGVFLSGGLDSSIVAALMKQQVKELHSFSVGLSHSPDLRAARLVAEHLGTVHHEYVYSEAEMQTVLSDVIYYLESYDPALVRSAIPCYMVSRLASEYVKVVLSGEGADELFAGYSYFAEYDDSMKLHREAIAILQGLHNLNLQRVDRMTMAHSLEGRVPFLDIDFIERCMCIDPQLKLQSPSRPEKWLLRKAFEDLLPQEIVWRDKMEFAQGCASSGLLEHHAKAEISQEALAAAKLQGLPVDTQEELFYYRIFEQHFPHPDAAKVIGRWGGTLH
- a CDS encoding ABC transporter permease gives rise to the protein MFGEIFDYIINESQVFTNALSEHLIITFVALAISIVLGLGLGILGSRVAWLRNSLLTLSKIGRTIPSLAILALALPLLGIGKPPVLLALSFIGTLPVLVNTTIGIEQVDADTKEAARGMGMRDRAILMQLELPIAIPIIMAGVRTAAVVVVASATLAAFIGGGGLGDLILRGHSLNRDHVMLAGALPATLLAFYFEEAFGRLESWATPKGLKEHTKAAVGLMAVLLAAAVMPLIFGVLLPWDITVDSAGTPTVLTGLHSEYRAVGLPVLVMSLLAAMLPRLKGYAFAISAITAGLAIASLIWLTVGIVISVGQLQVGIGLLLFAVFVIALITGYEFILNYRARQADPSRIVATAPSA
- a CDS encoding ABC transporter ATP-binding protein (Members of the family are the ATP-binding subunit of ABC transporters for substrates such as betaine, L-proline or other amino acids, choline, carnitine, etc. The substrate specificity is best determined from the substrate-binding subunit, rather than this subunit, as it interacts with the permease subunit and not with substrate directly.); amino-acid sequence: MIPMIQFDDVVKVYPGSDQPAVNHLTISVPEGETCAMIGPSGCGKTTAMKMVNRLIEPSGGTIFVGGKNVLKQDTIELRRSIGYVIQQVGLFPHFTIKDNVALVPDMLGWSKERTARRVDELLDIVGLDPSQFRDRYPRQLSGGQRQRVGVARALAADPPVMLMDEPFGAIDPITRDRLQNEFLRLQKQLRKTIMFVTHDIDEALKMGTLICILQVGGVLQQLDTPKNILSKPANPFVADFVGSDRGLKKLTLVRVSEVMQTTPTVGNYNDTGAEVISQMRRHDMESLFIVDDLQKLVGYVTLEDAQMNPSRLASQMISDIVATTEEEATMRDAFSAMLSYGIRFLPVIDNQKHLVGLVSADDAQRLIRQKPEMAVAR
- a CDS encoding ABC transporter permease, producing MENLAEFFISIKDGLLYYIPGVGRPDRVLEFLLGHLLITLVTMMFAVLISVPIGILITRVRSLYDPVIKLAGMLYTVPSLAMFGVLVPIFGIGFRPAIVALTLYSLLAIIRNTAVGINGVDPAVIESARGMGMRDHAILMQLELPLAMPVIFAGIRIATVSTISLATLASFFGADSLGSLIFEGISAGGTRNDKIVAGAIGAALLAIVFDWAISRIENALPGSAAR
- a CDS encoding PucR family transcriptional regulator, whose protein sequence is MLTVRKALNLPIFSSTRLVAGKKGLDNSINWVHTVDKTNAHYEWERQGVLLLTSGQGLYVEPKSQTMLISKLTQLGFSGLVLSTGHYFDRTPKIICQEANRLGFPIIEAPPDLLFIEITEAVLKRTVNDQYALLQQSAQINQQLTSLVLHGACLNGLAERLSALLQRSITIESPSFQILATAQASDVDSAWAHSLSIKRTAPEITAHLTKNKVYQQLIETSKPQRLPAVPALGMTMERMIAPIVVGEESYGYIWLISGVQPLTPLDELALNHGATVAALILVKEQAVQAVEDRLQGDFFSQLIASDRPSLSQLQALAKRFNYHLNYAHQVLVVRHSCIAPASLSSLRRSLQSQLSQSCFSFLLVALESHFAIVLEYHPEQSDRLISEKRGEALADKILSTLDQTAENLVVGVGSICMGEVEATKGLLESYEQAQEAAHISLLLCKRSQSVGVRYPRALAFKDLGLLHWIYHLTPAQRSANAYLQHVRTLVAHDRKRGTQLLDTLEIYLDHGCSISETAKALYVHRNTLLNRIKSIELLCQLDLRDAVQGFNLNAAVKSYRLHG